A part of Myxococcus landrumus genomic DNA contains:
- a CDS encoding SDR family NAD(P)-dependent oxidoreductase: MTTTQKSVVVTGASRGIGRAVALAFAREGYRVWALARAAEALETLAKEGGASIHPLVVDVADEAALVAATKKILAEGTPRVLVNNAGITVSAPLTKTRTEDLARVMAVNVTAPFILCRELMPAMAQAGGGRVINIGSMAAVRGMKYTSAYCASKHALLGLTRALAAEYAKKQVTVNAVNPGWVETDMFTHATAAISKTTGRSGEEAREALASMNAMGRIIQPEEVAALCLFLASDAAGGITGAAHAIDGGELG, translated from the coding sequence CGAGGCATCGGCCGCGCGGTGGCGCTGGCCTTCGCCCGCGAGGGCTATCGCGTCTGGGCGCTGGCCCGCGCGGCGGAGGCGCTGGAGACACTCGCGAAGGAAGGCGGAGCGTCCATCCACCCGCTCGTCGTGGACGTCGCGGACGAGGCGGCGCTGGTGGCGGCGACGAAGAAGATTCTCGCGGAGGGGACGCCCCGCGTGCTGGTGAACAACGCGGGCATCACCGTGTCCGCGCCGCTGACCAAGACACGCACCGAGGACCTGGCGCGGGTGATGGCCGTCAACGTGACGGCGCCCTTCATCCTCTGCCGGGAGCTGATGCCCGCCATGGCCCAGGCCGGAGGCGGCCGGGTCATCAACATCGGCTCCATGGCCGCGGTCCGCGGCATGAAGTACACGTCCGCCTACTGCGCGTCCAAGCACGCGCTCTTGGGCCTCACCCGGGCGCTCGCGGCGGAGTACGCCAAGAAGCAGGTGACGGTGAACGCGGTGAATCCGGGCTGGGTGGAGACGGACATGTTCACCCACGCCACGGCGGCCATCTCGAAGACGACGGGCCGCTCCGGAGAGGAGGCGCGCGAGGCGCTGGCCTCCATGAACGCCATGGGCCGCATCATCCAGCCCGAGGAGGTGGCCGCGCTGTGCCTCTTCCTCGCGTCGGACGCGGCGGGCGGAATCACCGGCGCCGCGCACGCCATCGACGGCGGCGAGCTGGGCTGA